A genomic region of Amphiura filiformis chromosome 6, Afil_fr2py, whole genome shotgun sequence contains the following coding sequences:
- the LOC140155478 gene encoding transcription factor Sp9-like isoform X1 → MQAAFHGDQPRHGATPLAMLAATCNKIGTRSSSPPPIADQPKTKKGFHPFKKSPSMADLATGLHGDPRIPGISGSASGLPVSISGHTFSPSLASPFSSDMFLPGRNSLKSGSMPWTDSASQPAIIQRLHGATPTDSSLTGVCSSLPMCSNPFDSWLKATSSASLVARDANVTSPLSSWWDIRNTPTWLDLHQSMSTGTPGLQTPKFSSYAMAAECALNAHTALGSPTTPNPFLPTHPSIFPCTQDSLGTLLPPGYDFMGFPRSPFFAPGFTGLSLASRANRRYAGRATCDCPNCHENERLAAAGQPVRKKNVHSCHIPGCGKVYGKTSHLKAHLRWHTGERPFVCNWLFCGKRFTRSDELQRHLRTHTGEKRFACPTCNKRFMRSDHLSKHVKTHTNGNNVNNAKKNGNTDTATTTNSSNNKNNTSSSSSNTSSNISSNTGCNSNHVTAPSSSESENSPSMMEAGNEDTCSSLSSTPVSNVSAPPATHDSHQETKPVSC, encoded by the coding sequence GATCAACCACGTCACGGAGCCACACCTTTAGCAATGCTTGCAGCAACCTGTAATAAGATCGGCACCAGAAGTAGCAGCCCACCACCTATTGCGGatcaacctaaaacaaaaaaAGGATTCCACCCTTTCAAGAAATCACCTTCAATGGCAGATCTTGCAACAGGACTTCACGGCGATCCCAGGATTCCTGGTATTTCCGGTAGTGCAAGTGGACTACCTGTGTCTATATCAGGACATACGTTTAGCCCGAGTTTAGCATCGCCGTTTAGTAGTGATATGTTTTTACCAGGGAGAAACTCTTTAAAAAGCGGCAGCATGCCCTGGACAGATTCCGCTTCTCAACCCGCTATCATTCAAAGACTTCATGGTGCCACCCCAACGGACAGTAGTCTGACTGGAGTATGCTCCAGCCTACCAATGTGCAGTAATCCCTTTGATTCGTGGCTTAAAGCTACAAGTTCAGCCAGTTTAGTAGCCAGAGACGCTAATGTTACCTCACCATTAAGTTCATGGTGGGACATACGGAACACACCAACGTGGTTAGATTTACATCAGAGTATGAGTACGGGCACACCTGGACTTCAAACACCTAAGTTTTCAAGTTATGCTATGGCCGCTGAGTGTGCATTAAATGCTCATACTGCGCTTGGTTCACCCACTACACCCAATCCTTTCTTACCGACTCATCCATCGATATTTCCTTGTACACAAGACAGTTTAGGAACACTACTACCACCAGGTTACGATTTCATGGGCTTTCCAAGATCACCTTTCTTCGCGCCTGGTTTCACTGGACTTTCTCTAGCGTCTCGCGCAAACAGGAGATATGCGGGACGGGCTACTTGTGACTGCCCAAATTGCCATGAAAATGAAAGATTAGCAGCGGCCGGACAACCTGTCAGGAAAAAGAACGTACATAGTTGTCATATACCTGGCTGTGGGAAGGTCTACGGTAAGACGTCGCACCTTAAAGCTCATTTAAGATGGCACACGGGTGAACGCCCATTTGTTTGTAACTGGCTGTTTTGCGGTAAGCGTTTTACAAGATCAGATGAGTTACAACGACATTTGCGTACTCATACCGGCGAAAAAAGATTTGCGTGTCCAACGTGTAACAAACGCTTTATGCGCAGTGACCATCTCAGTAAGCATGTTAAAACACATACCAACGGCAACAATGTCAATAATGCCAagaaaaatggcaacactgacaCTGCTACTACAACGAACTCCtccaacaacaagaacaacacaAGTTCGAGTAGTAGTAATACTTCTAGTAATATTAGTAGTAACACTGGGTGTAACAGTAACCATGTGACTGCTCCTAGCAGCAGCGAATCTGAGAATAGCCCCAGCATGATGGAGGCAGGAAATGAAGATACTTGTTCATCGTTATCTTCAACTCCTGTTAGCAATGTTTCCGCGCCACCAGCGACTCACGACTCGCACCAGGAAACCAAACCCGTATCCTGCTAA
- the LOC140155478 gene encoding transcription factor Sp9-like isoform X2 → MLAATCNKIGTRSSSPPPIADQPKTKKGFHPFKKSPSMADLATGLHGDPRIPGISGSASGLPVSISGHTFSPSLASPFSSDMFLPGRNSLKSGSMPWTDSASQPAIIQRLHGATPTDSSLTGVCSSLPMCSNPFDSWLKATSSASLVARDANVTSPLSSWWDIRNTPTWLDLHQSMSTGTPGLQTPKFSSYAMAAECALNAHTALGSPTTPNPFLPTHPSIFPCTQDSLGTLLPPGYDFMGFPRSPFFAPGFTGLSLASRANRRYAGRATCDCPNCHENERLAAAGQPVRKKNVHSCHIPGCGKVYGKTSHLKAHLRWHTGERPFVCNWLFCGKRFTRSDELQRHLRTHTGEKRFACPTCNKRFMRSDHLSKHVKTHTNGNNVNNAKKNGNTDTATTTNSSNNKNNTSSSSSNTSSNISSNTGCNSNHVTAPSSSESENSPSMMEAGNEDTCSSLSSTPVSNVSAPPATHDSHQETKPVSC, encoded by the coding sequence ATGCTTGCAGCAACCTGTAATAAGATCGGCACCAGAAGTAGCAGCCCACCACCTATTGCGGatcaacctaaaacaaaaaaAGGATTCCACCCTTTCAAGAAATCACCTTCAATGGCAGATCTTGCAACAGGACTTCACGGCGATCCCAGGATTCCTGGTATTTCCGGTAGTGCAAGTGGACTACCTGTGTCTATATCAGGACATACGTTTAGCCCGAGTTTAGCATCGCCGTTTAGTAGTGATATGTTTTTACCAGGGAGAAACTCTTTAAAAAGCGGCAGCATGCCCTGGACAGATTCCGCTTCTCAACCCGCTATCATTCAAAGACTTCATGGTGCCACCCCAACGGACAGTAGTCTGACTGGAGTATGCTCCAGCCTACCAATGTGCAGTAATCCCTTTGATTCGTGGCTTAAAGCTACAAGTTCAGCCAGTTTAGTAGCCAGAGACGCTAATGTTACCTCACCATTAAGTTCATGGTGGGACATACGGAACACACCAACGTGGTTAGATTTACATCAGAGTATGAGTACGGGCACACCTGGACTTCAAACACCTAAGTTTTCAAGTTATGCTATGGCCGCTGAGTGTGCATTAAATGCTCATACTGCGCTTGGTTCACCCACTACACCCAATCCTTTCTTACCGACTCATCCATCGATATTTCCTTGTACACAAGACAGTTTAGGAACACTACTACCACCAGGTTACGATTTCATGGGCTTTCCAAGATCACCTTTCTTCGCGCCTGGTTTCACTGGACTTTCTCTAGCGTCTCGCGCAAACAGGAGATATGCGGGACGGGCTACTTGTGACTGCCCAAATTGCCATGAAAATGAAAGATTAGCAGCGGCCGGACAACCTGTCAGGAAAAAGAACGTACATAGTTGTCATATACCTGGCTGTGGGAAGGTCTACGGTAAGACGTCGCACCTTAAAGCTCATTTAAGATGGCACACGGGTGAACGCCCATTTGTTTGTAACTGGCTGTTTTGCGGTAAGCGTTTTACAAGATCAGATGAGTTACAACGACATTTGCGTACTCATACCGGCGAAAAAAGATTTGCGTGTCCAACGTGTAACAAACGCTTTATGCGCAGTGACCATCTCAGTAAGCATGTTAAAACACATACCAACGGCAACAATGTCAATAATGCCAagaaaaatggcaacactgacaCTGCTACTACAACGAACTCCtccaacaacaagaacaacacaAGTTCGAGTAGTAGTAATACTTCTAGTAATATTAGTAGTAACACTGGGTGTAACAGTAACCATGTGACTGCTCCTAGCAGCAGCGAATCTGAGAATAGCCCCAGCATGATGGAGGCAGGAAATGAAGATACTTGTTCATCGTTATCTTCAACTCCTGTTAGCAATGTTTCCGCGCCACCAGCGACTCACGACTCGCACCAGGAAACCAAACCCGTATCCTGCTAA